GCGATTTCATCAGTAGTTGTCTGTCTTTTTATTTGCCTGATGGGATCTTGCGATCTTATCAGCGGATAACTTACATCTTGCCTATTTCGCGGATCTCTACATTTCCGCCGGTTTCAAGAACAGGGCAGCCCTTTGCCAATTCGGTAGCCTCTTCCAATGTATCAGCTTTCACGATAGTGTAACCGGCCAGTGTTTCTTTTATCTCCGTAAAAGGCCCGTCCGTTACAATGTTATCCGGTCTCAATACTTTTCCTGCCGGCTCAAGGCGGTTCCCGCGATCCACCAGCTTGTTCTGGGCAGCGATACCACTGATCCAGTCCATCCACTTTTTCATAGAGGCCTGTAATTGTTCTGGAGAACGTTCACCCATTTTGCTAAAGTCCGCTCTGAATACAAATAAGAATTCTTTCATTGTTTTAAATTTTAATTGTTTTAAAACATCATAACAACTCAATGCCCAAGCCTTGGACAGGAATAATATATTTTTTATTTATTGCTATATAAAGCATTCACACGTAACAACCAGACGGTATCCAACCCTTCGTGACGGGTAGCGGGATTGATAAATTGTCCGTCCAGCCTGGTAACAGGGTAACTTGAAAATACAGCTTCTTCTTTATATTTCTTTCCTGCAAGGTCCAATGCTGCTCTTCCTGCCCTGCCGGTGAATATCAATTCCTTTTTATTAAAAGAAGTATCTCTTCTTTCTACCTGTGCGTCAGCATAAAATTCAAATGCCTGGGAGTTACTTCTGTAAAAGTGAACGATCTCTCCGGGGAATTGCCTGTTCTTCCATTCAGCAGCTGTTGACCCTCCCTGGTAATCCAGTAGTGTAGGGTAAAAGAAAAGATTGATGAAAATAGCTACGCATACACTGCCCAGCATGCTAACCTTTATCAGATCATTGGGAGAACGAAGCAGCCACCATGCTATTAGCGCAACGGCACTTACCACAACATAGGCTATCCAGTAATGAGGACGGAACAACAGGGTTATTCCCAACAGCAGGATCACCATCAGCAATGCAATCACACGCTGTGTGATCGCTACTTTTTTCAAGGGCAGATCGATCAGCCATGCCGCCAGGAGGATACTGAAATAAGGAAATAAAATATTCAGGTAATGCGGTAACTGAAAACTGGAAAGAGAGAACACCAAAAGTGTGAACAGCGAAGCACCCAGTGTGATCCATTCCGCCCCCTTCTTTAATTTCCTGAGCCGCTGAAAAAGTGCCAGGTAAAACAACAGGCTCCAGGGTAAAAAGGCCCAGAGCAGGGTATGTAAAAAGAAGAAAGGATCTCCATGACCCTTAATGGGGCCGGTATTAAAGAAACGCCCGAACTGGCTTTCCCAAAGGAAGAACCGGATACCGGAAACTCCCTGCCGGCCAAAGATCACTTTCTCCGGAT
This DNA window, taken from Chitinophaga niabensis, encodes the following:
- a CDS encoding ArnT family glycosyltransferase gives rise to the protein MQTYPLTTRYTWCVAIIILSLIPGLFTTLMEPDAALYAGIAKQIVWRNDWVNLFADGTDWLDKPHLPFWISALSFKIFGISTFAYKLPAFLCWLLGARFTYLFARHFYGTGTAQIAALIYLTALHAIISSNDVRAEPYLTCFLIAASWYLVQAVRSAWYIIPAALFTAFALMTKGPFVLITIGSGLLLHWIIQKDWRQFLQWKWYVYLLLTVVFTLPEIWCLYLQFDAHPEKVIFGRQGVSGIRFFLWESQFGRFFNTGPIKGHGDPFFFLHTLLWAFLPWSLLFYLALFQRLRKLKKGAEWITLGASLFTLLVFSLSSFQLPHYLNILFPYFSILLAAWLIDLPLKKVAITQRVIALLMVILLLGITLLFRPHYWIAYVVVSAVALIAWWLLRSPNDLIKVSMLGSVCVAIFINLFFYPTLLDYQGGSTAAEWKNRQFPGEIVHFYRSNSQAFEFYADAQVERRDTSFNKKELIFTGRAGRAALDLAGKKYKEEAVFSSYPVTRLDGQFINPATRHEGLDTVWLLRVNALYSNK
- a CDS encoding YciI family protein; its protein translation is MKEFLFVFRADFSKMGERSPEQLQASMKKWMDWISGIAAQNKLVDRGNRLEPAGKVLRPDNIVTDGPFTEIKETLAGYTIVKADTLEEATELAKGCPVLETGGNVEIREIGKM